CGATCCCGATCAGCTCCACCATTTAGATTCAGATACTTAGGGCCCGCCGATCCGGCGGGCCTTTTCAATTCAGCAATCAGATAGCAATCAGGCTGAGGGGCTTTTTGGCCCTCAAAACGGAGCCTAGAGCTCGCTCGTGGAGCGCTTCCGGTTCTTCGTCAGCCACTCGTCAAGGTCTTCTCGGCGGTAGACGACGCGTCTCCCGAGCTTGACGAAGACCGGTCCGCCACCTCTGGAACGCATGGTCTCCAGGGTCGCCGGCGAAAGCCCGAGGTACTCGGCGGCCAAGGGCGTGGTGTAGGCGCCGGGCTCTTCCAGGGAGACGGTAGTCACAGGCGTGCTCTTCCTCCGAGAGGCTGGGGAAGGGGCGCTTCGCCGTCGT
Above is a genomic segment from Acidobacteriota bacterium containing:
- a CDS encoding helix-turn-helix domain-containing protein; the protein is MTTVSLEEPGAYTTPLAAEYLGLSPATLETMRSRGGGPVFVKLGRRVVYRREDLDEWLTKNRKRSTSEL